Proteins from a genomic interval of Diaminobutyricimonas aerilata:
- a CDS encoding MDR family MFS transporter, with product MTHKQILYVIFGLMAAMFLSALNQTVVGTSMKTIADDLDGLSLQAWVTTAFLIVSTVATPIYGKLSDIFGRRPLFIIAIVIFLIGSLLSGMANSMYELAAYRAVQGLGAGGLMALPLAVMGDILAPRERAKYQGYFLAVFGISSVLGPLIGGLLAGVDQIFGVTGWRWVFLINIPIGIIALAIVMAFLHLPHTPRSARIDWWGALTVVLAVVPLILIAEQGREWGWSSPGAWACYIVGAIGIVSFVWVERLMGDDALIPLKLFRSSTFSMATVLGVLVGFGMFGAMMTIPLYLQLVNGVSPTESGLLMLPMILGLMISSIASGQIIARTGRYRMFPIIGTFLLAAGFLYLTFSSYDKPVWFLMGGMLLAGLGLGQLMQTLTIASQNAVGPRDMGVATSAATFFRQIGGTLGTAVIFSVLFSRIPDTLKAAFENSAHQRELAAALQDPQVVADPDNARIVELLTSKDQGKLADALNGDTSFLNAADDRLSAPFLDGFGQATVTVFWVSFAVVAIAFALSFFLKATPLREKSALQEAHAADAADADAQLDTQLQAQRAADAMGALHEPGTATGSIPTASRR from the coding sequence TCCTCTCCGCCCTCAACCAGACCGTCGTCGGAACCTCGATGAAGACGATCGCCGACGACCTCGACGGGTTGAGCCTGCAGGCATGGGTCACGACCGCATTCCTCATCGTCTCGACGGTCGCGACGCCGATCTACGGCAAGCTCAGCGACATCTTCGGCCGACGCCCGCTGTTCATCATCGCGATCGTCATCTTCCTCATCGGGTCACTCCTCAGCGGCATGGCGAACTCGATGTACGAGCTCGCCGCATACCGCGCGGTGCAGGGCCTCGGTGCGGGCGGGCTGATGGCCCTCCCCCTCGCCGTCATGGGCGACATCCTCGCCCCGCGTGAACGCGCGAAGTACCAGGGCTACTTCCTCGCCGTGTTCGGCATTTCGAGTGTGCTCGGTCCGCTCATCGGCGGCCTGCTCGCCGGCGTCGACCAGATCTTCGGCGTCACCGGATGGCGCTGGGTGTTCCTGATCAACATCCCGATCGGCATCATCGCCCTCGCCATCGTCATGGCGTTCCTGCACCTGCCGCACACGCCGCGATCCGCACGCATCGACTGGTGGGGCGCCCTCACCGTCGTGCTCGCGGTCGTTCCGCTCATCCTCATCGCCGAACAGGGTCGCGAGTGGGGCTGGTCCTCCCCCGGCGCGTGGGCCTGCTACATCGTCGGCGCGATCGGCATCGTCTCGTTCGTGTGGGTCGAGCGGCTCATGGGCGATGACGCGCTCATCCCGCTCAAGCTGTTCCGCTCGTCGACCTTCTCGATGGCCACCGTGCTCGGCGTGCTCGTCGGCTTCGGCATGTTCGGCGCGATGATGACCATCCCGCTGTACCTGCAGCTCGTCAACGGCGTGAGCCCCACCGAGAGCGGACTGCTCATGCTGCCGATGATCCTCGGCCTCATGATCTCGTCGATCGCGAGCGGCCAGATCATCGCGCGCACGGGGCGCTACCGCATGTTCCCGATCATCGGCACGTTCCTGCTCGCCGCCGGCTTCCTGTACCTCACCTTCTCGAGCTACGACAAGCCGGTCTGGTTCCTCATGGGCGGGATGCTGCTGGCGGGTCTCGGACTCGGCCAACTGATGCAGACGCTCACGATCGCGAGCCAGAACGCGGTGGGTCCGCGCGACATGGGTGTGGCGACCTCCGCGGCGACGTTCTTCCGTCAGATCGGCGGCACCCTCGGCACGGCGGTCATCTTCTCGGTGCTGTTCAGCCGCATCCCCGACACGCTCAAGGCCGCCTTCGAGAACAGCGCGCACCAGCGCGAGCTGGCCGCCGCGCTGCAGGATCCCCAGGTCGTGGCGGATCCGGACAACGCCCGCATCGTCGAGCTGCTGACGAGCAAGGATCAGGGCAAGCTCGCGGATGCGCTCAACGGCGACACGTCGTTCCTCAACGCCGCCGACGACCGCCTGTCGGCACCGTTCCTCGACGGCTTCGGGCAGGCCACCGTCACCGTCTTCTGGGTGAGCTTCGCGGTCGTCGCGATCGCGTTCGCGCTGAGCTTCTTCCTCAAGGCGACGCCGCTGCGCGAGAAGTCGGCACTGCAGGAGGCGCACGCCGCCGACGCGGCCGACGCCGACGCCCAGCTCGACACCCAGCTGCAGGCTCAGCGCGCGGCGGATGCGATGGGCGCCCTGCATGAACCGGGCACGGCGACGGGTTCGATCCCCACGGCCTCACGCCGCTGA